The following are encoded in a window of Apis mellifera strain DH4 linkage group LG10, Amel_HAv3.1, whole genome shotgun sequence genomic DNA:
- the LOC551981 gene encoding DTW domain-containing protein 1 yields MAKTDVINEIKKLSSLERKQKIIDKTPFCHLKITNARILDTIEGREICKHCCRSRKFFCYSCYLPVIGEQYFPKIKLPIKIDIIKHAREIDGKSTAIHAAILAPEDVRIFTYPNFPDILDREETVLIFPSQTGVSVDSLFIKEVKKDNKIITNRIQNAFPIKRAIFIDSTWHQTKAIYKDQRLRDLHCVILKSRISQFWRHQKKSPRWYLATIEAIHQFLVELHTCAFGIIQGYANTKDSEENCINNAMLRHTNDLDERYKGQYDDLLYFFKYMYEKIHIMYDHEKLWAYKRPLI; encoded by the exons atggCGAAAACTGATGTAATAAACGAAATCAAGAAGCTTTCAAGTTTAGAAAgaaagcaaaaaataattgataaaacacctttttgtcatttaaaaattactaatgCACGAATTTTGGATACAATAGAAGGCAGAGAAATATGTAAACATTGTTGTAGgtcacgaaaatttttttgttattcttgTTATTTACCAGTTATTGGAGAACAGTACTTTCCAAAGATAAag ttacctattaaaattgatatcattAAACATGCACGTGAAATAGATGGAAAAAGTACTGCAATTCATGCAGCTATACTTGCACCTGAAGATGTgagaatttttacatatcCTAATTTCCCCGATATATTGGACAGAGAAGAG actgttttaatttttcctagcCAAACTGGTGTATCTGTAGATTCTTTATTCATAAAGGaggttaaaaaagataataaaataattacaaatagaaTACAGAATGCATTCCCTATAAAAAGAgctatttttatcgatagtaCATGGCATCAAACAAAAGCCATTTACAAAGATCAAAGATTACgag attTGCATtgcgttattttaaaatcaagaatATCACAATTTTGGCGTCATCAGAAAAAAAGTCCAAGATGGTATTTAGCTACTATTGAGGCAATTCATCAATTCTTAGTAGAATTGCATACATGTGCATTTGGTATAATTCAAGGATATGCTAACACAAAAGATAGTGaggaaaattgtataaataatgctATGCTTCGGCATACAAATGATTTAGATGAAAGATATAAAGGTCAATATGatgatcttttatatttttttaaatatatgtacgaaaaaattcatattatgtaTGATCATGAAAAATTATGGGCATATAAAAGaccattaatttaa